The following proteins are encoded in a genomic region of Reichenbachiella sp.:
- a CDS encoding GH3 auxin-responsive promoter family protein, whose amino-acid sequence MRKRIHQMELFMKYPHEVQKEVLTRLLHTAKDTEFGRKYDFKNIKTYDQYKEIVPVQAYEALYPYIERRMKGEQKLLWSSDIKWFAKSSGTTNARSKFIPVSPEALEDCHFKGGKDLISIYVNNNPDTQMFTGKGLAIGGSHQLNEFDPNHDSHYGDVSAVIMQNLPIWAQFIRTPSLDVALMDKWEEKIEKMAESTANENVTNISGVPTWTIPLIQRIKEMKGTENILDVWPNLEVFFHGAVAFGPYRSLFKELIPSDQMNYVETYTASEGFFGIQDRSDSDELLLMLDYGIFYEFIPYDEIQKEHPKTIGLGEVKIGEIYAMVISTNAGLWRYSIGDTIKFTSTDPYRIKIAGRTKHFINAFGEELVVENAETAITHACEMTGAVIENFTAAPIHFTDKTSGGHEWVIEFQKCPDSLERFASILDEKLREVNSDYDAKRYKDIALKMPVLHSAKPGTFYEWMKRRGKLGGQNKVPRLANNREYLDDILTMLA is encoded by the coding sequence ATGAGAAAGCGAATCCATCAAATGGAGCTTTTCATGAAGTATCCACACGAAGTTCAAAAAGAAGTTTTGACTCGCTTATTGCATACGGCCAAAGACACAGAGTTTGGCAGAAAGTATGATTTCAAGAATATAAAAACTTACGATCAGTATAAAGAGATTGTACCTGTTCAGGCCTACGAAGCTTTGTATCCTTATATAGAAAGGAGGATGAAGGGGGAACAAAAGCTGCTTTGGTCTTCGGATATCAAATGGTTCGCTAAGTCGTCGGGCACTACAAACGCTCGAAGCAAATTCATTCCGGTTTCGCCTGAAGCTTTGGAAGATTGCCACTTCAAAGGGGGTAAAGATTTGATCTCTATCTACGTCAACAACAATCCAGACACTCAGATGTTTACTGGCAAAGGGTTGGCCATCGGTGGCAGTCATCAGCTCAACGAGTTTGATCCCAATCACGATTCTCACTACGGTGATGTATCAGCAGTGATTATGCAGAACTTGCCTATCTGGGCACAATTCATCCGAACACCTTCTTTGGATGTAGCATTGATGGATAAGTGGGAAGAAAAGATAGAGAAAATGGCTGAATCCACAGCCAACGAAAACGTAACTAACATTTCAGGTGTACCTACCTGGACAATTCCTTTGATTCAAAGAATAAAGGAGATGAAAGGGACTGAAAATATTCTAGACGTCTGGCCTAATCTGGAGGTCTTCTTTCATGGAGCAGTAGCTTTTGGACCTTATCGTTCTTTGTTTAAAGAGCTGATCCCATCCGATCAGATGAATTATGTTGAAACTTATACAGCATCTGAAGGCTTTTTTGGGATTCAAGATCGCTCTGATTCAGATGAATTGTTGTTGATGCTGGACTATGGAATATTCTACGAATTCATTCCTTATGATGAAATTCAAAAAGAACATCCAAAAACTATAGGGTTAGGCGAAGTGAAGATTGGTGAAATCTATGCCATGGTCATTTCCACCAACGCTGGTCTTTGGAGGTACAGCATAGGAGACACCATAAAATTTACTTCAACGGATCCCTATCGAATAAAAATAGCCGGTCGGACAAAACACTTCATCAATGCATTTGGTGAAGAGCTCGTGGTGGAAAATGCGGAAACTGCGATTACCCATGCCTGCGAAATGACTGGAGCGGTAATTGAAAATTTCACGGCTGCGCCCATTCATTTTACTGATAAGACAAGTGGCGGTCACGAATGGGTGATTGAATTTCAGAAGTGCCCAGACAGTCTAGAAAGATTTGCCAGTATCCTTGATGAAAAACTAAGGGAAGTAAACTCTGATTATGACGCCAAGCGCTATAAAGATATTGCGCTAAAAATGCCTGTACTTCATTCTGCAAAGCCGGGTACCTTTTACGAATGGATGAAAAGAAGAGGAAAATTAGGTGGTCAAAATAAAGTGCCCAGACTGGCCAACAATCGAGAATATCTAGATGATATACTAACAATGCTAGCTTAA
- the lptB gene encoding LPS export ABC transporter ATP-binding protein: MQLRAENLVKKYKSRTVVKGISVKVDQGEIVGLLGPNGAGKTTSFYMTVGLIKPNSGHIYLDDQDITDLPMYKRSKLGIGYLAQEASVFRKLTVEENILAVLEMKNFTKQERKEKAEALMEEFSLTHVRNNFGIALSGGERRRTEIARALAIDPNFVLLDEPFAGVDPIAVEEIQTVVAQLKNKNIGILITDHNVQETLSITDRAYLMFEGQLLKSGTAEELAADEQVRRVYLGRHFELKRKI, translated from the coding sequence ATGCAACTGAGGGCAGAAAATTTAGTAAAGAAATATAAGAGCAGAACGGTCGTAAAAGGCATTTCCGTAAAGGTGGATCAAGGTGAGATTGTAGGTCTACTAGGACCAAATGGCGCCGGTAAAACGACAAGCTTCTATATGACTGTAGGACTAATCAAGCCCAACAGCGGTCATATCTATCTGGATGACCAAGACATTACTGACCTGCCGATGTACAAACGGTCTAAGCTCGGCATTGGGTATCTGGCCCAAGAGGCTTCTGTTTTCAGAAAGCTCACAGTAGAAGAAAATATACTTGCCGTGCTTGAAATGAAGAACTTCACTAAACAGGAAAGGAAAGAAAAAGCCGAAGCATTGATGGAAGAGTTTAGTTTAACTCACGTGCGCAATAACTTTGGCATAGCCCTATCCGGTGGAGAACGAAGAAGGACAGAAATTGCCAGAGCACTCGCCATTGACCCTAATTTCGTTTTGTTAGACGAACCTTTTGCCGGTGTTGATCCGATTGCGGTAGAAGAAATTCAGACCGTAGTAGCTCAGCTGAAAAACAAGAACATTGGCATTCTTATTACTGACCACAACGTGCAAGAGACGCTCTCCATTACTGATCGTGCCTATCTGATGTTTGAAGGGCAGTTGCTTAAATCCGGGACTGCAGAGGAGCTCGCAGCGGATGAACAAGTTCGCCGCGTCTACTTGGGAAGACATTTTGAATTGAAAAGAAAAATTTAA
- the recJ gene encoding single-stranded-DNA-specific exonuclease RecJ → MNKEWILKTLPDEEQIKSLQSQLNIHEILCALLIQRGIDNINEARSFFRPELDSLHDPFLMKDMDKAVERLTQAIFDEEKILIYGDYDVDGTTSVALGYNFLKELSPNVFTYIPDRYTEGYGVSRKGIQWAIDHNINLFITLDCGIRAVDNIKMASENDIDVIVCDHHLPGDQLPPAVAILDPKQSDCTYPYDELSGCGIGYKLLEAFSIQNGIENHKLLDLLDLVAVSIASDIVPITGENRLLAWFGLKKLNNSPLPGFAALIDKAGMRTPLSISDVVFGIGPRINAAGRIGHAKTALDLLTQEVKEDAYVFAEKLNLENQERRNYDESITATALDMIQADGQAEKCSTVLYKEDWHKGVIGIVASRCIEHYYKPTIIMTESNGKITGSARSVNGFDIYTALENCSEHLIQFGGHKYAAGLTMEPDQLDNFKNAFEESVSSLIEEKQKTPVIDIDLEIDLEDIDFKMFGILKQMGPFGPQNMQPVFCSRNVFLKKEARVLKEKHLKLFISQAGTTNNFDVIGFGLGHFHDKLDTPFDIVYTIEENHYMGQTTLQLMLKDIRV, encoded by the coding sequence ATGAATAAAGAATGGATCCTTAAAACATTACCAGATGAAGAACAAATTAAAAGTCTTCAATCTCAACTTAACATTCATGAGATTCTTTGTGCTCTTTTAATACAAAGAGGTATTGATAATATAAATGAAGCTCGATCTTTTTTCAGACCTGAGCTAGATAGCCTGCATGATCCGTTTTTGATGAAAGACATGGACAAAGCAGTGGAGAGACTGACTCAAGCTATCTTTGACGAAGAGAAAATCCTCATCTATGGAGATTATGATGTGGATGGTACCACTAGTGTAGCCTTGGGTTACAATTTTCTCAAAGAATTGTCACCCAATGTATTTACCTATATACCCGATCGCTATACAGAAGGGTATGGCGTTTCCCGAAAGGGCATCCAATGGGCCATTGATCACAATATCAATTTGTTCATTACCTTAGACTGTGGTATTCGCGCAGTCGATAATATTAAAATGGCTTCAGAAAATGATATAGATGTCATTGTTTGTGATCACCATTTACCAGGTGATCAACTCCCTCCTGCTGTTGCTATTCTTGACCCAAAACAATCCGACTGCACCTATCCTTATGATGAATTATCCGGATGTGGGATTGGTTACAAATTATTAGAAGCATTTTCCATTCAAAATGGAATTGAAAATCACAAGCTTTTGGATCTGTTGGATTTGGTAGCTGTGAGTATCGCTTCGGATATTGTTCCTATAACAGGTGAGAACAGGTTGCTCGCCTGGTTCGGGCTGAAGAAACTGAATAACTCTCCACTGCCTGGTTTTGCTGCTTTGATAGACAAAGCGGGTATGCGTACACCATTGAGTATTTCGGATGTAGTCTTTGGTATTGGACCTAGAATCAACGCGGCTGGAAGAATCGGTCATGCAAAAACTGCCCTTGACTTGTTGACCCAAGAAGTAAAAGAAGATGCTTATGTTTTTGCTGAAAAGCTCAATCTGGAAAATCAAGAAAGAAGAAACTACGACGAAAGCATAACTGCTACTGCGCTAGATATGATTCAGGCTGATGGACAAGCAGAAAAATGTAGCACTGTATTATATAAAGAGGATTGGCACAAAGGGGTGATTGGCATTGTGGCCTCCAGATGTATAGAGCATTATTATAAACCTACCATCATCATGACAGAGTCGAATGGTAAGATTACAGGATCTGCTCGATCGGTTAATGGTTTTGATATATATACTGCGTTGGAAAATTGCAGCGAACATCTGATCCAGTTTGGTGGGCACAAATACGCAGCCGGCTTAACCATGGAGCCAGATCAATTGGACAATTTTAAAAATGCCTTTGAAGAATCGGTCTCTTCTCTGATTGAAGAAAAACAAAAGACACCCGTCATAGACATCGATCTAGAAATTGACCTGGAAGACATCGATTTCAAGATGTTTGGTATTTTAAAACAGATGGGGCCTTTCGGTCCACAGAATATGCAGCCTGTTTTTTGTAGTCGAAATGTATTTTTGAAAAAAGAGGCACGAGTATTGAAAGAGAAACATCTCAAGCTTTTTATATCTCAAGCCGGTACTACTAATAATTTTGATGTGATTGGGTTTGGGCTTGGTCATTTTCATGACAAACTGGATACTCCATTCGATATTGTATATACAATAGAAGAAAATCACTACATGGGGCAGACTACTTTGCAGCTGATGCTGAAGGATATAAGAGTATGA
- a CDS encoding 1-acyl-sn-glycerol-3-phosphate acyltransferase → MAKKRDEFIQLVVEESFDNMMSLNRGRTLREEIEMTAFREKQRAKKHPWKVDPKDDYEFWDGVQQRVVKLDGTPKKDQDIHLKEILREIINRYGNEIAGNFNPSHYHVARTLVTLGFGRLLNAARVKGPWSLFSNQLDLDDKIHIKGHVDELRKLAKLGTVVMVPTHFSNIDSVLIGWIIQFLGLPPFIYGAGLNLFNLKVFAYFMNSVGAYKVDRRKKNSIYLECLKSYSTIALREGCHSLFFPGGTRSRSGKIEKALKLGLLGTTIEAQRQIFQFEENPDEKKIFIVPVTLNYHFVLEAPSLINDYLKSKGQERYYEENDEFTTSFKISKFLMKFFTRGSDISVSIGNALDVLGNEVDINGKSLDKHGNEIDLKDYFKSNGEITEDAQREQEYNRILGKKIVKEFHRHNRVFSSHLIAFTAFRMLGRKHQALDLYGLLRLSDDELIIKYDDFKAGLSNLLDALKAMRDAGEVGLADHLNREKDEIIKHGIKNLGMYHAQPPLGFSKQGDVVIHNMNLLYYYHNRLDGYELEKYL, encoded by the coding sequence ATGGCTAAGAAGAGAGATGAGTTTATCCAACTAGTAGTAGAGGAAAGCTTCGATAATATGATGTCGCTCAACAGAGGAAGAACTCTGAGAGAAGAGATCGAGATGACTGCATTTCGTGAAAAGCAACGAGCCAAGAAGCACCCTTGGAAGGTGGACCCGAAAGATGATTATGAGTTTTGGGATGGTGTTCAGCAGCGAGTAGTTAAGCTGGACGGTACGCCGAAAAAGGATCAAGACATCCATCTAAAAGAAATTTTAAGAGAGATTATCAACCGCTATGGAAATGAAATAGCTGGTAATTTCAACCCTTCCCATTACCATGTGGCTCGTACCTTGGTGACACTTGGTTTTGGTCGCTTATTAAACGCAGCACGAGTAAAAGGACCATGGTCATTGTTTAGTAATCAATTAGACCTCGACGATAAAATTCATATCAAAGGACATGTTGATGAACTAAGAAAACTGGCCAAATTGGGTACTGTAGTTATGGTGCCTACTCATTTCAGTAATATAGATTCAGTGCTCATAGGCTGGATAATTCAATTTCTTGGATTGCCGCCTTTCATATATGGCGCGGGGTTAAACCTATTCAACCTTAAGGTATTTGCTTACTTCATGAATAGTGTGGGGGCGTATAAGGTGGATCGCCGTAAGAAGAATTCTATATATTTAGAATGCCTCAAGTCATATTCGACGATAGCTCTTCGAGAAGGATGTCATAGTCTCTTTTTTCCAGGAGGAACGAGATCCCGAAGTGGGAAAATTGAAAAAGCATTGAAGCTTGGATTGCTGGGTACGACGATAGAGGCCCAAAGGCAAATATTCCAATTCGAAGAGAATCCTGATGAAAAGAAGATATTCATTGTACCCGTTACATTGAATTATCATTTTGTACTTGAAGCTCCTAGTTTGATCAATGATTATTTAAAAAGTAAAGGCCAGGAACGCTATTATGAAGAGAACGATGAGTTCACAACATCTTTCAAGATTTCTAAGTTCTTAATGAAATTCTTTACCCGAGGCTCAGATATATCTGTGAGTATTGGAAATGCCTTAGACGTGTTGGGGAATGAAGTTGACATCAACGGAAAAAGCCTTGATAAACATGGGAATGAGATTGATCTAAAAGACTATTTCAAGTCCAACGGAGAGATTACTGAAGATGCTCAACGTGAGCAAGAGTACAATAGAATCTTGGGTAAGAAAATAGTTAAAGAATTCCATAGACATAATAGAGTGTTTTCAAGTCATTTGATCGCTTTTACAGCGTTCAGAATGCTTGGGAGGAAACATCAGGCTCTTGATCTATATGGATTGCTGAGATTGTCTGATGACGAGTTAATAATTAAGTATGATGATTTTAAAGCCGGTTTATCAAACCTACTAGATGCTTTAAAAGCGATGAGGGATGCTGGTGAAGTAGGTTTGGCCGATCATTTGAATAGAGAAAAGGACGAAATTATCAAGCATGGAATCAAGAACTTAGGGATGTATCATGCACAGCCACCATTGGGTTTTTCCAAGCAAGGTGATGTGGTGATCCATAACATGAATTTGCTGTATTATTACCACAATAGGCTAGACGGCTATGAGCTCGAAAAGTACCTCTGA
- a CDS encoding NAD(P)H-dependent glycerol-3-phosphate dehydrogenase, producing the protein MSSKSTSEKIVGVIGAGSFGTAIANMLAEKSPVLLYVRDKEKAEKFAKSRSIGSHTLSEKIEITNDISAVGKRCEIIFPIVPSANFRQMIRDLSPFLKPYHILIHGTKGLDLTIAKGEEISKKNPLSRKHVKTMSEVILEETSVLRVGCLAGPNLAKEIEEKQPAATVVASHFEEVIDQGQKLLKNDRFLVYGSNDLIGIELCGVLKNIIAIGTGMISGMGLGENSRAMLISRGMVEMVYIGNALGGNTKAFLGLAGVGDLVATCSSKLSRNFTVGYRLAKGESLEDIIQSMEEVAEGVNTIKIIDRLAESYNIRVPITETLHNIIEGEMSVQEAYTYFMKFPFRSEIDFI; encoded by the coding sequence ATGAGCTCGAAAAGTACCTCTGAAAAAATAGTAGGTGTAATCGGAGCTGGTAGTTTCGGGACTGCAATAGCCAATATGTTGGCAGAAAAGAGCCCTGTTTTACTTTACGTACGAGATAAAGAAAAAGCAGAGAAATTTGCCAAGTCAAGGAGCATTGGTTCTCATACTTTGTCAGAGAAAATTGAGATAACCAATGATATTTCAGCGGTAGGCAAACGATGTGAAATTATATTTCCAATTGTTCCTTCAGCCAATTTCCGACAAATGATAAGGGATTTATCTCCCTTCCTCAAGCCTTATCATATATTAATTCATGGTACGAAGGGCCTTGATTTAACAATAGCCAAGGGAGAAGAGATATCTAAAAAGAACCCACTTTCAAGAAAACATGTGAAAACCATGAGCGAGGTTATCCTTGAGGAAACTTCGGTACTTCGAGTGGGTTGTTTAGCTGGCCCCAATTTGGCCAAAGAAATTGAAGAGAAGCAACCTGCAGCTACTGTGGTGGCGAGTCACTTTGAAGAAGTGATTGACCAAGGGCAAAAGCTCCTTAAGAATGATAGATTTCTGGTATACGGTAGCAATGATCTCATAGGGATTGAATTGTGCGGTGTACTGAAAAATATTATCGCCATAGGTACAGGAATGATCAGTGGTATGGGACTTGGAGAGAATTCAAGAGCTATGTTGATCAGCCGAGGAATGGTTGAGATGGTTTATATCGGAAATGCGTTGGGAGGTAACACCAAAGCCTTTTTGGGCCTTGCAGGTGTAGGAGATCTGGTAGCAACGTGCAGTTCTAAACTCAGTCGAAATTTTACCGTGGGCTATAGATTGGCCAAAGGCGAATCGTTGGAAGATATCATTCAATCTATGGAAGAGGTAGCTGAAGGAGTCAATACGATCAAGATTATTGATAGATTGGCCGAAAGCTACAATATCCGAGTACCCATTACCGAAACACTTCACAATATTATAGAAGGGGAGATGAGCGTTCAGGAAGCTTATACCTACTTCATGAAATTTCCTTTCAGGTCTGAAATAGACTTTATTTGA
- a CDS encoding M48 family metallopeptidase, which produces MDYQTILYLLIGILTFDFLLNKVLGILNNKSRKQPIPVELDGIYDEEKYTKSQAYQAEVFRFSIISSTFSFLLMLLVLWFGGFGWLDEYLRGLAPVEPLTSLYFFGVVYFASDLIGIPFDLYGTFVIEEKYGFNKMTAKTFVLDKLKGYVLTLIIGGIIAALFIVLVMFFEENFWIYFWVAISAFMIFVNMFYTSLIIPLFNKLSPLEDGELKSTITSYSQTVNFPLNNIFVIDGSKRSSKGNAFFSGLGKKKKVVLYDTLIEKHTNEELVGVLAHEVGHFKKKHIIWSMLLSILQTGFMLWLLSKFIFSSEISWALGGNVTALHLNVFAFAILFSPISTIIGMFMNLFSRKNEYEADAYAVKTYKKEPLITALKKLTSDSLGNLTPHPWYEFMNYSHPSLLKRIRAMQAIK; this is translated from the coding sequence ATGGATTACCAAACAATTCTCTATCTCCTTATTGGAATTTTAACCTTCGACTTTTTACTAAATAAGGTATTAGGCATACTGAATAATAAAAGTAGAAAACAGCCTATTCCAGTCGAGTTGGATGGTATTTATGATGAAGAAAAATACACCAAATCTCAGGCGTATCAAGCGGAGGTTTTTAGGTTTTCTATCATTAGCTCTACGTTTAGTTTTCTCTTAATGCTCCTGGTCCTTTGGTTTGGAGGTTTCGGTTGGTTAGATGAATATTTGAGAGGGCTAGCTCCCGTTGAACCTTTAACTTCATTGTATTTCTTTGGAGTCGTCTATTTCGCGTCTGATCTGATTGGTATCCCATTCGATCTTTATGGTACTTTTGTCATTGAAGAAAAGTATGGGTTTAATAAAATGACAGCCAAAACTTTTGTTTTGGACAAATTGAAGGGTTATGTACTCACGCTGATCATAGGAGGGATCATTGCGGCATTATTTATTGTTCTGGTTATGTTCTTTGAGGAGAATTTCTGGATTTATTTCTGGGTGGCCATCAGTGCTTTTATGATTTTCGTCAATATGTTTTATACCTCCCTGATTATTCCTCTTTTCAATAAACTAAGCCCGTTGGAAGATGGCGAATTGAAAAGTACAATTACCAGCTATAGTCAAACTGTAAATTTTCCCCTCAACAATATTTTTGTGATTGACGGATCAAAGCGCTCATCAAAAGGCAACGCCTTTTTTTCTGGTTTAGGTAAAAAGAAAAAAGTGGTGCTATACGACACATTAATTGAAAAACACACCAATGAAGAACTGGTAGGGGTCTTGGCGCATGAAGTTGGTCATTTCAAGAAAAAGCACATCATTTGGTCAATGCTGCTAAGTATTTTACAGACTGGGTTTATGCTTTGGCTTTTATCGAAGTTTATTTTCAGTAGTGAAATTTCTTGGGCACTTGGCGGCAACGTTACGGCGCTTCATTTAAATGTATTTGCATTCGCGATCTTGTTCTCTCCAATATCCACGATCATTGGTATGTTCATGAACCTATTTAGTCGAAAAAATGAATATGAAGCAGATGCCTACGCCGTGAAAACTTACAAAAAGGAGCCGCTAATTACTGCTCTCAAGAAACTCACCTCGGATAGCTTAGGTAATTTGACGCCTCATCCCTGGTATGAATTTATGAATTACTCACACCCTAGTCTGCTCAAAAGGATTAGAGCCATGCAGGCTATCAAATAA
- a CDS encoding type IX secretion system membrane protein PorP/SprF gives MQRISLVLLIIASLLNTNKAWAQDPQFSQYYSAPLYLNPALAGITQEGRAGLNYRNQWPSIDANFETFSVYVDNNFDEKNSSVGLLFVNDKEGLVGLQSNEIALQYAYQVNVNYKWVFRPAFQVSYTSRNVNFNKLIFGDQLDNNGVTGNPSAEQFNTDWKVNYFDIALGGVVYSARAWLGVSMHHIREPNQSFLGDESPLPQKLSIHGGYMIPLNTGYTKGETVSGARRSLSPTFNYRAQGEFNQLDLGLYFTWDPIIFGLWYRGIPIKSPEGGGSNNESLIFMFGVTQKKFTLGYSFDYTLSNLGIQSGGAHEVSLIYSFKWGDPRKPSRSVRELKCPLPMIF, from the coding sequence ATGCAAAGAATTTCATTAGTCTTACTAATAATAGCTTCACTGCTTAATACTAACAAGGCCTGGGCGCAAGACCCTCAGTTTTCACAGTATTACTCAGCTCCATTGTATCTAAACCCTGCGCTAGCAGGAATCACGCAAGAGGGACGTGCAGGACTCAACTATAGAAATCAGTGGCCTTCGATAGATGCCAATTTCGAGACTTTCTCCGTTTATGTGGATAATAACTTTGATGAAAAAAACAGTAGTGTCGGTCTTCTTTTTGTGAATGATAAGGAAGGGTTAGTTGGTCTTCAATCAAACGAAATTGCCCTGCAATATGCTTATCAAGTCAATGTGAATTACAAATGGGTATTCAGACCTGCATTTCAGGTTTCCTATACCTCTCGAAATGTGAACTTTAATAAATTAATTTTCGGTGACCAGCTGGACAACAATGGAGTCACCGGCAACCCAAGCGCTGAACAGTTTAATACAGATTGGAAGGTAAATTATTTTGATATTGCACTGGGCGGGGTCGTATATTCGGCCAGAGCTTGGCTAGGCGTATCCATGCATCACATTCGTGAACCCAATCAGTCTTTTTTAGGCGACGAAAGTCCACTTCCTCAAAAACTTTCCATCCATGGCGGGTATATGATTCCTTTGAACACAGGATATACCAAAGGGGAGACAGTATCTGGTGCCAGAAGAAGTTTATCTCCTACCTTCAACTATCGCGCACAGGGAGAGTTTAATCAATTAGATCTTGGGCTATATTTCACTTGGGATCCAATCATATTTGGACTTTGGTATCGAGGTATTCCGATCAAATCTCCAGAGGGCGGTGGATCCAATAATGAATCCTTAATTTTCATGTTTGGTGTAACTCAAAAGAAATTCACCTTGGGCTATAGCTTCGACTATACGCTGTCTAATTTAGGAATTCAGAGTGGGGGTGCGCATGAAGTATCGCTGATCTATAGCTTTAAATGGGGTGACCCTCGCAAACCGTCACGATCGGTAAGGGAATTGAAGTGCCCGTTACCAATGATTTTCTAG